ATTGTTCCCAAAGAGTTAAGTGTTGAAGATAGTGAGGAAGGTGAGATTAACCGCCTTTGGTTTAGAAGACAAGTAACATTTTTTAATGGGGCAAGTAACATATCTCAAGCAGGGGGCTTAGCAGTACTCTCTGATGAAGGATTAGCTCAATCTAAAGAGTTGGTTTCTTACTACATGGAAAATGCTCAAATCATCAAAGAGACTTTACAAGAACTCTCTTTAGATGTGTATGGGGGTACAAACGCCCCTTATCTGTGGGTAAAAGCTCCAAACAATCTAAAATCGTGGGAGTTTTTTGATCAACTGTTAAATCAGTGTCAGGTAGTTGTAACTCCAGGTAGTGGCTTTGGCTCTAGTGGGGAGCACTTTGTCCGCTTCAGTGCTTTTGGTCACAGACAAGATATTTTAGATGCGGTAAAATCGATTAAAGAGAACTTAAAAATTTAGGAGTAGTGCATTGGCTGATAAAAACTTACCAATAGAAACAAATTCTTTAATAGAGCTGGCAAACAAATTAGAGACCCCATTTCACCTTTACGATGAAAAAGGGATTAGAGAGAACATCAGAGTTTTTAAAGAGGCCTTTAGTTGGGTAAAAGATTTTAAAAACTACTTTGCTGTAAAGGCTCTTCCCAACCCAGCAATTATAAAGATTATGAAAGAGGAAGGCTTTGGAGCCGATTGTTCTTCACTACCTGAATTAATAATGACAGAGAAAGTTGGCTTAAAGGGGGAAAATGTTATGTTTACCAGTAACGATACCCCCGATGAGGAGTTCATAGCTGCAGCTAAGATGGGTGCTGTTATTAACTTAGATGATATAACGCACATTGAAGCACTGGATCGCAGTGCTGGTATACCCAATTTAATCTCTTTTAGATACAACCCAGGACCCGATCGAACAGGGAATGTAATTATTGGTAATCCTGTTGAGGCAAAATATGGTTTAACTACTGAACAACTTGTTCCTGCCTACATTAAAGCAAAAGAGCTTGGGGCAACTAGATTTGCCTTACACACAATGGTAGCGTCCAATGAACTAGATCGCTCTTACATTGTTGAAACAGCAAGGATGTTGTTTGAACAAGCTATAAGAATTTACAAAGAGGCTAAAATTAAAATTGAGTTTGTCAATTTGGGGGGAGGAATTGGTATTCCTTATAAACCTGAAGAGAAGGCTATTGATTTAAAACTTCTTGGGGAAGAGATTAAAGAGTTGTATGAGAAGATGATTATAGGAAACAACTTAGATCCT
Above is a window of Bacteroidia bacterium DNA encoding:
- a CDS encoding diaminopimelate decarboxylase, which codes for MADKNLPIETNSLIELANKLETPFHLYDEKGIRENIRVFKEAFSWVKDFKNYFAVKALPNPAIIKIMKEEGFGADCSSLPELIMTEKVGLKGENVMFTSNDTPDEEFIAAAKMGAVINLDDITHIEALDRSAGIPNLISFRYNPGPDRTGNVIIGNPVEAKYGLTTEQLVPAYIKAKELGATRFALHTMVASNELDRSYIVETARMLFEQAIRIYKEAKIKIEFVNLGGGIGIPYKPEEKAIDLKLLGEEIKELYEKMIIGNNLDPLNIVFECGRMISGPYGYLVSKVLHVTKKYKNFVGLDASMANLMRPALYGSYHHITVLGKENENKDHLYDVTGSLCENNDKFAIDRKLPKVEADDIFVIHDTGAHGHAMGFNYNGKLRSAEYLLKEDGSVEMIRRAETIEDYFATLNF